The sequence AATCCTCAAGGAAAAACATCCCATTCCGACTTGCCAATAACAAAGATATTCCTCCCTCATTCTTCAAAAGCTTGGAGGTAGCTGATGTAATGGCTTTCGCATTCAGAAATGAACCTATGAGAATCCATCTGGCTCCCATAGCATATCGCAGAGCCATGGTTCCATTTGTTGTTGTGATAACTACCCGTTTACCCTCAAGATCGGCATTTTCAAATTCTCTCGGTGAGTTGCCCATATGGAAACTTTTCGGCTTGAGTCCACGCCTCTCGCCAGCTAATATCAGGTCTGAATCTCTCCTATAGAGGCTTCTAGCCTCTTTCAAAGTCTTGACAGGTATGAAAGCCTCAACGCCGTGACTTAAACCAGTCACCACAGAGG comes from Candidatus Bathyarchaeota archaeon and encodes:
- a CDS encoding 2-phosphosulfolactate phosphatase, yielding MIHLETSYRFAYRPKLRGDIIIIIDALRFSSSVVTGLSHGVEAFIPVKTLKEARSLYRRDSDLILAGERRGLKPKSFHMGNSPREFENADLEGKRVVITTTNGTMALRYAMGARWILIGSFLNAKAITSATSKLLKNEGGISLLLASRNGMFFLEDFLCAGLLVSNLGPDLDVDDKAAASRLAWTSAEDRLEDVVRRGLHAKYLESIGYGEDVSLCLRRDIYSTVPYLRRGEIVRLQI